A genomic region of Fusarium falciforme chromosome 4, complete sequence contains the following coding sequences:
- a CDS encoding CCHC-type domain-containing protein: MTIRVMKLTFVFVDYMAVSHPAFTTESFRGTLATTRARGFTILVLNRGLFVGWETRDTTRKRANEIFRLYDFFASNKLVVRVPCCLYCQTHEHDTATCPEEKPSSGEYVCKTCANKNGHIADTCPTRSLPKLFYDGTWWERVLSRSDLHPMWTRGPFLLQVYHRRYFLQTVQLQRSHSVGMPKPPP, encoded by the coding sequence ATGACGATCAGGGTGATGAAGCTTACTTTTGTCTTTGTCGACTACATGGCTGTTTCTCATCCTGCGTTCACCACTGAGTCGTTCCGTGGCACCCTTGCTACAACTCGTGCTCGAGGATTCACCATTCTGGTTTTGAACCGTGGTCTCTTTGTCGGCTGGGAGACTCGAGATACAACACGCAAACGTGCCAACGAGATCTTCCGCCTCTATGACTTTTTCGCATCCAACAAGCTTGTGGTTCGAGTGCCATGCTGTTTGTATTGTCAGACACATGAACATGACACCGCTACCTGCCCAGAGGAGAAGCCATCATCAGGGGAATACGTCTGCAAGACTTGCGCCAACAAGAACGGCCACATTGCCGACACTTGCCCCACGCGTTCTTTGCCGAAACTATTCTACGACGGGACATGGTGGGAACGAGTGCTCTCTCGATCTGATCTGCACCCGATGTGGACTCGAGGGCCATTTCTCCTTCAAGTGTACCACCGTCGGTATTTCTTGCAGACTGTGCAACTCCAAAGATCACACTCAGTGGGCATGCCCAAGCCTCCACCCtga
- a CDS encoding CCHC-type domain-containing protein has translation MAEPKSNGDEHHDAVQTLFDRTGGDELHWTKAIYGLLKVNDVPISPPAKKSMKFLPRPWKGSLDACFEFFGRPNDFGSTHIKLSARDSRGLVTNKLAAPDTVVRVTIKCTAAQLAIHPGSFSKLLVRGQDGLHLHTQLKSLRETMSTDSEQRIELYFPSGVFEDVNATSNIIRARTKLDAELDPLARFFTHAPDVKTLTIGQLLAPGEDGFPYTEVAARGLQFATDYQDLLYNVAGAYYNEHLQWMAI, from the exons ATGGCCGAGCCCAAGTCCAAT GGCGACGAGCACCATGATGCCGTCCAGACTTTGTTCGACCGCACAGGCGGCGATGAACTTCATTGGACTAAAGCCATCTATGGTCTCTTGAAGGTCAACGACGTTCCGATCAGCCCACCTGCCAAGAAGTCAATGAAGTTTCTCCCTCGTCCATGGAAGGGATCTCTCGATGCTTGCTTCGAATTCTTCGGAAGGCCGAACGACTTCGGATCCACCCACATCAAGTTATCCGCTCGCGATTCGAGGGGATTGGTGACGAACAAGTTG GCGGCACCCGACACAGTCGTGCGCGTGACTATCAAGTGCACTGCTGCTCAACTTGCAATTCACCCTGGCTCTTTCAGCAAGCTGCTCGTGAGGGGGCAAGATGGCCTGCACCTGCACACCCAGCTGAAGTCTCTTCGAGAGACCATGAGCACAGACTCTGAGCAACGCATCGAACTTTACTTTCCATCGGGAGTGTTCGAAGATGTCAACGCAACGTCAAACATCATCCGAGCCCGAACCAAATTAGATGCCGAGTTAGATCCCCTTGCTCGCTTTTTCACTCATGCACCCGACGTCAAGACCCTTACCATCGGACAACTTCTCGCTCCCGGAGAGGATGGTTTCCCATACACTGAAGTGGCAGCTCGAGGTTTACAATTTGCGACAGACTACCAGGATCTCCTGTACAACGTCGCTGGAGCTTACTACAATGAACACCTGCAGTGGATGGCCATCTAA
- a CDS encoding BZIP domain-containing protein — protein sequence MNNKLAQAKKGKAPAKRNSEARREQNRIASRNYREKRKQKLALLNQILEPSVSELVNVVDAAGQGSSDDAALPQMASSATVVDPIASIDTSTVGQDAFTESLFPNDTWGDLTASDIPASNAPFAQPFPNSLPFPFNPVDDPFAPMGVNLWATNSFRPQPLVQFSEDYVNTGIVQEISEDSPESTDQGEQPESLASTTQDDKALKNILNGVETLTLSQKRSLLRHLQQETQDTPSKSPLRMWPPTRAQMESLNKFTKALYNAANASPTPLPAQYIVEAGLFGAIYANCYALGMGGIEEILCEEGCSIFSVTADEGHAPSQLPLVRPRFRNVTPDLRPTDLQLTFGHHPYVDVIPFKSFRDNIIKALLHDPPLIDEGILCHDLLAGGFTCWGSRRNPLGMNAGVPWDARSWEPSIWFLIKYRQLTGGWDDEMWKSARWWHSIRGERIQTAQAMSMMDNGACRGDLRW from the exons ATGAACAATAAGCTGGCGCAggcaaagaagggaaaggcgCCCGCTAAGCGCAACTCGGAGGCGCGCCGGGAGCAGAACCGCATCGCGAGCCGGAACTACC GGGAGAAGCGGAAGCAGAAACTCGCGCTATTAAATCAAATCCTGGAACCAAGTGTTTCCGAGTTGGTCAATGTAGTTGACGCTGCGGGTCAGGGCAGTTCGGATGATGCAGCTCTTCCTCAGATGGCGTCTAGTGCAACGGTGGTTGACCCTATCGCGTCGATAGACACATCCACTGTCGGTCAAGATGCTTTCACCGAGTCACTATTTCCAAACGACACCTGGGGGGATCTCACTGCATCAGATATCCCAGCATCGAATGCCCCCTTTGCTCAGCCGTTCCCGAACTCACTACCATTCCCGTTCAACCCCGTAGACGACCCCTTTGCGCCTATGGGCGTGAACCTCTGGGCGACCAACAGCTTCAGACCACAACCACTGGTACAGTTCTCAGAAGACTATGTAAACACGGGCATCGTGCAAGAGATATCTGAAGACAGCCCAGAGTCCACCGACCAAGGAGAACAACCCGAATCCCTCGCATCAACCACCCAAGACGACAAAGCCTTGAAAAACATCCTTAACGGTGTGGAAACACTCACCCTCAGTCAGAAACGCTCCCTACtccgccatctccaacaagaaACCCAGGACACGCCATCCAAGTCCCCTCTTCGCATGTGGCCACCGACCCGTGCCCAGATGGAGTCCCTCAACAAGTTCACAAAGGCCTTATACAACGCCGCCAACGCGAGCCCAACCCCGCTACCGGCGCAGTACATCGTCGAAGCGGGCCTTTTTGGAGCCATCTATGCCAACTGCTACGCCCTCGGCATGGGCGGAATCGAGGAGATCCTCTGCGAGGAGGGATGTAGCATCTTTTCGGTTACGGCGGATGAAGGACATGCACCCTCACAGCTTCCCCTTGTGAGGCCAAGGTTCCGCAACGTGACGCCAGATCTTCGGCCGACTGATTTACAGCTCACCTTTGGGCATCACCCCTATGTT GACGTCATCCCCTTCAAATCCTTCCGAGACAACATCATAAAGGCACTGCTCCATGACCCGCCCCTAATCGACGAAGGCATCCTTTGTCACGACCTCTTGGCCGGCGGCTTCACCTGCTGGGGCTCCAGACGCAACCCCCTGGGCATGAACGCCGGGGTGCCCTGGGACGCCAGGAGCTGGGAGCCCAGCATCTGGTTCCTCATCAAGTACCGCCAGCTGACGGGCGGCTGGGATGACGAGATGTGGAAGAGCGCGCGTTGGTGGCATAGTATACGTGGAGAGAGGATCCAAACGGCGCAGGCTATGAGTATGATGGACAACGGAGCGTGTAGAGGAGACTTGAGGTGGTAG
- a CDS encoding CCHC-type domain-containing protein, with product MGIQNAPGVMRLYPMDGEVKAGLKMATSSNEQEHAKEFDRQAAKDGLRHADDLGIGAYFMAANALTTIALSIDDASVAYQLDAKRRNITSSLHSLAVEYFKKNTNQYPALNDPVQKAVVGEELDDTDNLESCMKTRLPTFYTWLPPSIRDFLQAFPGLAHALNEGVFKGEAIGLVESLSSVPCGWAFVTSGPGSGKTTAAMAIVKAVTSQPARLSEGTVPATTGEQEGHTAASNEVNEAANDDDDSEDDGLEYTRPEGGFSLTITPKTVEGDGDGNTTARAGSSRSTLDHRW from the exons ATGGGCATTCAGAACGCACCTGGCGTGATGCGCCTTTACCCAATGGATGGTGAAGTCAAGGctgggttgaagatggcaacCTCCTCCAACGAACAAGAACACGCAAAGGAATTTGACCGCCAAGCCGCCAAAGATGGCCTCCGCCATGCCGATGACCTGGGTATCGGCGCGTACTTTATGGCAGCAAATGCTCTGACTACCATTGCTCTCAGTATCGATGATGCCTCTGTTGCCTACCAACTGGATGCCAAGCGTCGCAACATCACTTCTTCGCTTCACTCTCTTGCAGTCGAGTACTTCAAGAAGAACACAAACCAGTACCCTGCCCTCAATGATCCCGTACAGAAAGCTGTCGTTGGCGAAGAACTTGACGACACAGACAATCTTGAGTCTTGCATGAAG ACCAGGCTACCTACCTTCTATACATGGCTGCCACCCTCGATCCGTGATTTCCTCCAGGCATTCCCCGGCCTCGCTCACGCTCTCAACGAGGGTGTTTTCAAGGGTGAAGCTattggccttgtcgagtCTCTCAGCTCAGTCCCTTGTGGTTGGGCCTTCGTGACTAGTGGCCCCGGCTCTGGCAAGACTACAGCGGCAATGGCGATCGTCAAGGCAGTCACATCGCAACCAGCTCGGCTTTCTGAGGGAACGGTGCCCGCCACAACCGGTGAACAGGAAGGACACACAGCTGCTAGCAACGAGGTCAATGAAGCTGcgaatgacgacgacgattcTGAGGATGATGGTCTAGAGTATACCAGACCCGAGGGCGGCTTTTCTCTCACGATTACCCCAAAGACTGTGGAAGGCGATGGTGACGGCAATACCACCGCTCGGGCAGGGTCTTCACGCTCGACTCTAGATCACCGCTGGTGA
- a CDS encoding CAP-Gly domain-containing protein, with amino-acid sequence MPSATLTTTSAAPPRSHTPQLRPKSSSRGLRRPNSAVSTPNLKSAYASHSRLAPPLPRKASLAQLNAGSLASIPDVTESYAVDSVLSDSSQNMIPTTPGRSQAANVALGDTVDVPGGLQGTVRFVGPVQGKRGIFAGVELLPDFASRGKNDGDVDGISYFTTTIPGAGIFLPVAKAVRRESIPSFPMTPSTSNYGGLRAGNQNSVNYTPPTPGLPKFSASVGPGARAPSPQQKRAPRTSLPRPDSPVRRMQMTPGPRPSMTTPAKTPSRYGSPTNARFAQSVRGTSGDPSKRTSKLDRKPSIGPRSVSALGSISGLDDDPTPMGVKRTGTNGSMGSVSSFSMKIRPASRANNANEEEIERLRSQLEDRDRQLKEQSSTLADMEGSLVELQGLMEQAEVSLAPQRNSWDNKDTAQLRQLLREKNDKIAMLTAEFDAHRADFRSTIDTLELASTETERVYEKRIEELMGELRELESRNLDVDSVATQLKQLEELVQELEEGLEDARRGEAEARGEVEFLRGEVERTRTELRREREKATTPNNASANGDTVSSKELEQKDDEIRGLKAIIHSLSRDSVPGEDRTPVPRPGSMIAGDAVENKIARDNLERQVAELQSILDKKSSREDELEKELESFRQAAGATKAANRSSLRDSRDTVVLTQAMENRPVEPTHKRASTLDTMPESDVYSNATETSTLWCEICETNGHDILTCTNMFGPDGAKTNGDVKIKDSHRDALKPHTPTGDDAPAPLSPFKTKNPGPPSPAVRILPNPMESGPVAGKESGIMDPEKWCALCERDGHDSVDCPFEDAF; translated from the exons ATGCCTTCTGCCACTTTAACAACAACATCCGCCGCTCCTCCCAGATCACACACACCACAGTTGAGACCCAAGTCATCGTCGCGAGGCCTCAGGAGACCAAACAGCGCCGTCTCGACCCCGAATCTCAAGTCCGCATACGCTTCTCATTCGCGTCTCGCTCCGCCGCTGCCTCGCAAGGCCTCCCTCGCCCAGCTCAACGCAGGCTCTCTTGCCAGCATCCCCGATGTCACTGAGAGTTACGCCGTCGATTCCGTCCTGAGCGACTCGTCCCAGAATATGATTCCTACAACACCAGGCCGTTCCCAGGCCGCCAATGTCGCTCTCGGCGACACGGTCGATGTTCCTGGTGGCTTGCAGGGTACCGTTCGTTTTGTTGGTCCTGTTCAGGGCAAAAGGGGCATCTTTGCCGGCGTCGAACTGCTTCCAGACTTTGCCAGTCGAGGGAAGAACGATGGCGATGTCGATGG GATCTCATacttcaccaccaccatcccCGGTGCTGGCATCTTCCTCCCCGTAGCCAAAGCCGTACGCCGCGAGTCGATTCCATCCTTCCCCATGACTCCGAGCACCAGCAACTATGGGGGCCTGAGGGCTGGAAACCAGAATTCTGTCAACTACACTCCTCCGACCCCCGGCCTGCCCAAGTTTAGCGCTTCAGTTGGTCCCGGTGCACGAGCTCCCAGTCCCCAGCAGAAGCGAGCGCCAAGGACCTCACTCCCCCGTCCCGACTCCCCTGTCCGCCGAATGCAGATGACGCCTGGACCACGACCATCTATGACCACTCCGGCCAAGACGCCATCAAGATATGGTAGCCCGACAAACGCGCGCTTCGCCCAGAGTGTGCGCGGCACCTCTGGAGACCCAAGCAAGAGGACATCCAAGCTGGATCGCAAGCCTAGTATCGGACCCCGGAGCGTGTCTGCCCTGGGTTCCATCTCTGgacttgatgatgatccCACCCCCATGGGAGTCAAGCGGACGGGGACCAATGGCAGCATGGGATCTGTCTCATCGTTCAGCATGAAGATTCGTCCTGCATCTCGCGCCAATAACGCGAATGAAGAGGAGATTGAGCGCCTAAGATCTCAGCTCGAGGACCGGGATCGACAGCTCAAGGAGCAGTCGTCTACTCTGGCTGACATGGAGGGCAGCTTGGTCGAACTGCAGGGGCTTATGGAGCAGGCAGAAGTATCACTGGCGCCTCAGCGGAATAGCTGGGATAACAAGGACACGGCGCAGCTTCGCCAGTTGCTGCGGGAGAAGAACGACAAGATCGCGATGCTCACGGCAGAGTTCGACGCCCATCGAGCAGACTTCCGGAGTACCATCGACACCCTGGAGTTGGCCAGTACCGAGACAGAACGCGTGTATGAAAAGAGGATAGAGGAGTTGATGGGCGAGCTTCGTGAACTCGAGTCAAGGAACCTGGATGTTGACTCGGTAGCCACGCAACTCAAGCAGCTGGAAGAACTTGTCCAAGAGCTCGAGGAAGGTTTAGAGGACGCTCGTCGCGGAGAGGCAGAGGCTCGAGGTGAAGTCGAGTTCCTCCGGGGAGAGGTTGAAAGAACAAGAACGGAACTTCGACGTGAGCGTGAAAAGGCTACAACGCCCAACAATGCCAGTGCGAACGGCGACACAGTATCCTCcaaggagcttgagcagAAAGATGACGAGATCAGGGGTCTCAAGGCTATCATCCACTCTCTCAGCCGAGACTCGGTCCCCGGAGAAGACAGGACACCTGTTCCAAGACCCGGCTCGATGATTGCAGGAGACGCCGTCGAGAACAAGATTGCGCGCGATAACCTCGAGCGACAAGTGGCTGAGCTGCAGTCGATCCTAGACAAGAAGAGCAGCCGGGAGGACGAGCTtgagaaggagctcgagtCTTTCCGACAGGCGGCCGGAGCCACCAAGGCTGCCAACAGGTCCTCGCTGAGGGACTCTCGCGACACGGTCGTCCTGACCCAGGCCATGGAGAATCGCCCAGTCGAGCCTACTCACAAGCGGGCCAGCACCCTCGACACGATGCCCGAGAGCGATGTCTACTCCAACGCCACCGAGACTAGCACCCTCTGGTGCGAGATTTGCGAGACTAACGGCCACGACATCCTGACATGCACCAACATGTTCGGCCCTGACGGCGCCAAGACCAACGGCgatgtcaagatcaaggactCTCACCGCGACGCGCTGAAGCCTCACACCCCCACTGGCGACGATGCGCCGGCTCCTCTGTCGCccttcaagaccaagaacccCGGTCCTCCTTCGCCCGCCGTCAGGATCCTGCCCAACCCCATGGAGTCTGGCCCCGTCGCCGGCAAGGAGAGCGGCATCATGGACCCCGAGAAGTGGTGTGCTCTGTGCGAGCGCGACGGCCACGACAGCGTCGACTGCCCCTTTGAGGATGCCTTTTAA